Within Streptomyces roseirectus, the genomic segment CCCCGGTGACGGCGCCGAGCAGCAGCGCGTCGGCGCGGACGCCGATGACGGCGGCGAGGTCGGTGCCGTGAGCGTTCCCGCCGGTGGGCGCCGGGTCCGTGGCGGCGGCGGAAAAGGCGGTGGTGGAGAAGTCGGCGGTGGAGACGGCGGGCTGACGGAACGTCGCCGGGACGGCGTGGGCCGTGCGCGCGAGGTGTGCCGCCGTCTCCTGGCGTATCGCCAGGTACTCCTGGAACAGCGCGCGGTGGTCGTCGCCGAGGCGGCCGGAGGCGAGGGCGGCGCTGACCACGGCGTCCGGCGTGTCGGGGTGGGCGATCGGCTCGCCGGAGGTGGAACCGGAGGGCGCGGTGTGCGCGTCCAGTCCTTCGGGGGTGGCGGTGAGGTCCGGGTGGAAGGCGGAGACGGCCTCGTCGGTGCGGGCGTGGCTCGGCTCGTCGGCCGGTTCGGCCGCCGTGTATCCCCACAGGCAGGTGAGACAGACCGCGGGGACCACGAAGGGAACGACGAACGAGGAGCGCAGCGGACTGCGGTGGGCGGAGCGGTTACGGGTCCGCCGGTCGCGGATGCCTGGCATCTGATTCCTCGTACAGCAGCGACACACCTGGACCGGCGGGCGGTGGACTCCGGTGCGGGGTCTTCCCGTCCGACCGGTTCGGTCGGCGTGTTCGAATGTCGGCGATGAGCTGCACCGTATCAGGATCATGGCGCAGCGTCAGCATACGCCTGAGGCAACTTCCGCACGTCACGGCACAGTTGGCACCGGCACAAGCCCGCCGAAGGGCGGGCAGGTACGGGCAAGGGGTCACAGGAGGGCGAGGAGCGCGGGTGTGAAGAGCGCGCTCGCCGGGGCGATTCCGGCAACGGTGTCGAAATAGATCGAGGTCAGTTCCTCGTCCTGCTGGACGGCGCGCAGCAGGGACAGCTTCTGTTCGTGGGGGTCGAGGCGGGCGACGCCGAGGGTGGCCTCGTAGCCGCCCATGAGGGCCTGGTCGCGGTCCTCGCCGAAGTCCTTGAGGGCCGTGTCGAGGAGGGCGGGGTCGTCGCCGAGGGCGTCGGCGAGGCGGCCGGTGAGGAGTTCGACCTGCTGGTAGCCGTCGCTGATGCCGCGGGCGGTGATGGAGTCCTTGTGGTGTCCGGCGTCCCCGACGAGGGTCCAGCCGGGGCCGCTGGCCTTGCGGAAGAAGTTCTGCTGGCGGCCGGTGCCGCGCAGTTTCTCCCGGGCCTCGGTGCCCGCGATCCGGTCGTACAGGTCGGGCGCGGTGCCTTGGACCTGGGCGAGGAAGGCGGTCTGGGCGTCGGCGCGGACCTCGGCGTAGCGGTCCTGGGGGAAGTAGGCGAGGACGAGGGTGGTGTCGTCATGGGTGGGGACGGCGGCGACCCAGCTGCGGGGCTTTTCGTAGAGTTCGAGGGCGTCGGTCACCTTCGGGTAGTAGGCGTAGTAGGCGCAGGTGAGGCGGGGGTGCTCCACGGTGTAGGGGGCGCCGACGAGGGCGCCGACGGTGGAGCGCATGCCGTCCGCGCCGATCACGAGGCGGGCGGTTTCGGTGAAGGTGTGTCCCCCGGATCTTCCCCGTACCCCCACGACCCGTCCGGTGTCGTCGTGCACCAGGCCGTTCACTTCGTACCGTTCGCGGTATTCGGCGCCGTCCGCCACGGCGGCGTCGATGAGGAGCGGGTCGAGGATGTGGCGGCGCGGCGAGTAGGCCGCGCGCTGGCCGTCCACTCCCCGGGCGCAGCCCTCCAGCAGGACGTCGCCGACCTCGTAGCGCACCCGCTCGATCGGGGGGCATCCGGTGTCGCGCAGGGCGTCCAGCAGACCCCAGCGCTCCAGCGCGGCGACGCCGGGCTGGTGCAGGAGGTGGGTGGAGAGGGTGTCCGTGCCGTAGGCCGTCTTGTCCAGCAACAGGACCCGGAACCCGGCTCGGGAGAGCAGCATGGCGGTGGGTGCACCGGCGCAGCGCGCCCCCACCACGATGGCGTCGAACATGTCGGAGCCTTACATGTCGGCAACTAGGGGACAGGTGTGGGGGGTTGAGGTGGGAGGCGAGGGCGCCTCGGGACGTCAGCCGTCCCGCCCCAGAGCGGTGAGGAGAGCGCGCCGGTCGGTCTTGCCGTTCGCGTTGAGCGGGAGTGCGTCGAGCACGGTGATGCGCCGGGGCATCATGTGCGGCGGCAGTTCGGCGCCCAGGGCCTCGTAGAGAGCGTCCGGGGTGCGGTCGGTGCCGCTGACGGCGGCGAGCAGTTCCGGTTCCCCGTCGGGGGCCTTCGCGGCGACGACGGCGGCCTCGCGGACGCCGCCCGCGCGGCGCAGGGCGGCCTCGATCGCGCCGAGTTCGACGCGGTGGCCGCGGATCTTGACCTGCTGGTCGTCGCGGCCGAGGTGGACGAGGGCGCCGTCGAGGCGGGTGACCCGGTCGCCGGTGCGGTACCAGTGGCGCTCGCCGGGGGGTCCGTCGGCGGGGCGCAGGTCCTCGTCGAGGAAGCGGCCGGTGTTCTCGGCGGGGTCGAGGTAGCCGGCGAAGCGCAGGGCGCCGCGCACGCACAGTTCGCCGGTGTCGGCCGGGCGGCCGTCCTCGTCGAGCACGACCGCCTCCGCGCTGGGGTGGGGAGTCCCGATGGGGGCGGTGCCGTTGGGGGTGTCGGGCCAGGCGGCGGGGTCGTCGGGCAGGAGGTGGGCGGTGCAGGAGATGGTGAGCTCGGTGGGGCCGTACAGGACGTCGACGCGGCTGTGCGGGGCGGCCTCGCGCCATTCCCGGGCGGCTTTGAGGGTGAGGGGTTCGCCGCCGAAGACGCTCCAGCGCAGGGTCGGCATCGCTCCTGGGGTGAGGGTGCCGAGCCGGGAGGCGAAGGAGATGAGGGAGGGGACGGAGAACCAGTGGGTCAGACGCAGGGTGTTGACCATCCGGACGGGGGACATGAGCTGGGTTCGCCGGGGCACCACGAGCGTCCCGCCGGAGGACCAGGTCACGAAGAGGTCGTGCACCGACCCGTCGAAGGTCAGCTCGAAGCACTGGGAGAGCCGGCTGCCGGGGCCGATGCCGTAGCGGCCGTCGAGGTCGGTGAGGTAGGCGCAGATGCCGCGGTGGGTGACGGGGACGCCCTTGGGGCGGCCGGTGGAGCCGGAGGTGAAGATGAGGTAGGCGGTGGAGTCCGGCGCGGCGGGCCGGCGCTCCTTGACGGGCGCGGGTAACCCGGCCCACGTCGTGATGTCGTCGGCGGTGACGGCGAGGACGGGCACGCCGATGTCGCCGGGGCCCTCCTCGGCCGCGTCGGCGAGGATCAGGTCGAGGCCGGCGGAGGCGCCGATCTCGGCGGTGCGGGCGACGGGGTGTTCGGGGTTGAGCGGGACGACGGCGGCTCCGGCGCGCAGCGCGGCGAGCCAGCCGGCGTAGATCGGCAGGGTGCGGGAGACAAG encodes:
- a CDS encoding FAD-dependent oxidoreductase, whose protein sequence is MFDAIVVGARCAGAPTAMLLSRAGFRVLLLDKTAYGTDTLSTHLLHQPGVAALERWGLLDALRDTGCPPIERVRYEVGDVLLEGCARGVDGQRAAYSPRRHILDPLLIDAAVADGAEYRERYEVNGLVHDDTGRVVGVRGRSGGHTFTETARLVIGADGMRSTVGALVGAPYTVEHPRLTCAYYAYYPKVTDALELYEKPRSWVAAVPTHDDTTLVLAYFPQDRYAEVRADAQTAFLAQVQGTAPDLYDRIAGTEAREKLRGTGRQQNFFRKASGPGWTLVGDAGHHKDSITARGISDGYQQVELLTGRLADALGDDPALLDTALKDFGEDRDQALMGGYEATLGVARLDPHEQKLSLLRAVQQDEELTSIYFDTVAGIAPASALFTPALLALL
- a CDS encoding amino acid adenylation domain-containing protein, which codes for MSRPLDLYGRFAEAAERYPDETALEVAGEILTYRQLRSAAEELAEKIGQAKRVGLLVSRTLPIYAGWLAALRAGAAVVPLNPEHPVARTAEIGASAGLDLILADAAEEGPGDIGVPVLAVTADDITTWAGLPAPVKERRPAAPDSTAYLIFTSGSTGRPKGVPVTHRGICAYLTDLDGRYGIGPGSRLSQCFELTFDGSVHDLFVTWSSGGTLVVPRRTQLMSPVRMVNTLRLTHWFSVPSLISFASRLGTLTPGAMPTLRWSVFGGEPLTLKAAREWREAAPHSRVDVLYGPTELTISCTAHLLPDDPAAWPDTPNGTAPIGTPHPSAEAVVLDEDGRPADTGELCVRGALRFAGYLDPAENTGRFLDEDLRPADGPPGERHWYRTGDRVTRLDGALVHLGRDDQQVKIRGHRVELGAIEAALRRAGGVREAAVVAAKAPDGEPELLAAVSGTDRTPDALYEALGAELPPHMMPRRITVLDALPLNANGKTDRRALLTALGRDG